The nucleotide window CCGCGCTATTCTTGTTGAAAATTGAAAACAGGCGGCGCTGCAGACGCCCGAGCGTCAAATCGGTCGTATCAATGATAATATCGGCCTCATTGCGGACGGGGGTCATGATCTCGATTTCCCGGCGGACGGCTTTTTCAAGGTCGCAGCCGTCGGGGTCAAGCGGATGGCGGCGGCGTGTCTCTTTATACCGTTTGACGATCGTGTAAAGACTGGCCTCGACAAACAGGATGCGGTGGCCACAGCCCATCTGGCCCATTTCCTCCAGAGCGACAAACAGCTCGTTTAAATTCTCGATGGCGCGCACGTCTGTGACAAGCGCCACGCGCTCATACCGGCCGCGCGTTGCCAGACACAGCTCGGCAAATTTCGGCATGAGGGCGACGGGCATATTGTCCACACAGTAAAAATCCATATCCTCCAAAACGGCGGCAACGCGGCTTTTCCCGCCGCCGGAGAGCCCAGAAATAATGAGAATTTCCATCGTTCACCTTTATCTTTCTGTTTACCGGCCCGGCCGCCGGATAATCTTGACCTCCGGCTCCAACGCGATGCCAAAACGTTTTTGAACTGTTTCCTGCACGTGCGACATGACGGCGAGCACGTCCTCAAACGTTGCCCCGCCGCGGTTCACAACAAACCCTGCATGCTTTTCCGAGACCATCGCGCCGCCGACGGCGTAGCCCTTGAGCCCGGCCTCATCGATGAGCGCGGCAGCGTAACCGGTTTGCGGCCGCTTAAAGGTGCTGCCCGCGCTGGGACTCGTGAGGGGTTGGCTTTGACGGCGTTTCCTGGCCAATTCCTCCATGCACACCCGGATTTCCCCAGCGTCGCCGCGTTGGAGCGCCAGCGTTGACGATAAGATCACATCACCCGTGTCGGAAAATCGGCTGCGCCGGTAGGAAAAGTCCTGCGCCGAGCCGGATACCGTGATGACGGCCCCGTCCGGTGACAGGGCGGTGGTTTCCGTGACGACGTCTTTCATCTCGCCGCCGTATGCACCGGCGTTCATAGAGACAGCGCCGCCCAACGTCCCCGGGATGCCATGGGCAAATTCAAGGCCTGACAGGCCGCGCGCCTCGGCAAAGACGGCTAAGGAGGACAGCAGCACGCCGCAAGCGGCCGTTATGACCGTCTCCCCCATCTGCTCTATGGCGGCAAGGCCGGTTGTTTTGATAACGACAAGATCCATGTCACCGTCATCAACGAGCAGGTTCGTCCCGTTGCCGATGACGAGCGTCTCCGCCCCGCAGTCTTTTAAAAGGGTAACGAGCGCCGTCAGCTCCGCTGTTGTTTTCGGAAAGAACATGGCGGCGACGCGGCCGCCGATTTTAAACGACGTGTGGTTTTTCATCGGTTCAAGGCGGCGGCACGCAAGACCCGGGAGCCTTTTGAGCGCCAACGCGACGGCGTCGGAAGTCAGATTCATACAAAGCCCCTATCTGTTCGGATGACGCACAAAAGCGCGTTTAAGAAAGCTTCTCGTCAAAATGCTTATTGATCTGGCGCGTGAATTCCTGCGCCGCGTTATACCCCATGAACTTCTGGCGCTGGTTCATGGCCGCCACTTCCAAAATGATGGCGAGGTTACGGCCCGGCTTGACGGGAATCGTCACCGACGGGACGTCGACACCCAGTATGGACATTGTCTGTTCGCTGATGCCAAGGCGGTCGTACAGCATGCCCTCACGCCACGGCTCCAGATTGACGACAAGGTGGATATTCTGCCGCTCTTTAACGGCACCGACGCCGAAAATCTGGCGCACGTCGATAACGCCGATACCACGCAGCTCCACATAGTGGCGGATGAGCTCCGGCGCCGTGCCCTGAAGCTGATTATGGTCAACCGCTTTGATTTCGACGGCGTTGTCGGCAATGAGACGGTGGCCGCGCTTTAACAGCTCGATGGCCGCTTCGCTTTTGCCGACGCCGCTTTCGCCCATGAGTAAAATCCCCAGCCCATAGACCTCAACGAGAACGCCGTGGCGCGTGACGCGCGGGGCGAGCGCTTTTTTAATCAGCCAGATCAGCTCTGATAAAACGCCGGACGTATTCAGGCTTGTTGAGAGGAGCGTGACGTCGTATTTGGCGGCGGCTTCAATAAACTCCGGCAGGATTTCCGCGTCGTGGCAGATGATGAGCGCCGGCATTTTTTTTGACAGAAAGAAATCGACCTTATCGCGCCGCTCGTCATCCGGAAATTTGGTGAGAAAAGCCGTTTCCATCCGGCCGACAAGCTGAATGCGGGTCGGGTCAAAATAGTCGTAAAAACCGGCCAGCTGCAGGCCGGGGCGGTGAACATCCCCCGTTGTAACCTTGACCTGGTCATAGTCCGACGACGGACTGACAACCGTGAGCTTCAGTTCGTCGGCCAGCGTTTTAAGATTGATGCTGTATTCCCGTTCCATGAGACCCTCCGGCGCGGGAATATCCCGGCCATTTCTTGATCGCTTAAATTCCATTAAATTGTATACAACTCCGCCCTTATTTGCAAGGATTTTCTGCCCTTGTGCCGCGGCTGCGTCACGCCGAAATGCGCTTATTCTCCAACATTGAGCGCCTAGCGCGCGTATTTCGCGCGGATTTTGTGATTTCCTTTGAATAAATACTTGCATTTTTTTGCATTGTCTGTTAGTATAATAACCGCTGTTTACAAATTCCAAATGGCACGCAAGGAGGTGCTTAGAATGGCTAAGTGTGAATTTTGTGACAAGGGCGTTTCCTTCGGAATCCGTGTGAGCCACTCGCACAGACGCTCGAACAGAACCTGGAAACCGAACGTCAAAAGAGTGTCGGCAGTTGTTAACGGAACCCCGCGTCATGTTTACGTTTGTACCCGATGCCTCCGCAGCGGCAAGGTTACGCGTGCAGTGTAAATAAACCCGCATGCTCACAGCAGCCGCTGTGAGCATGATTTTTTCAGGACAGTATTGGGAGGTCCAGCATGAAAATCGCCATTATCGGATTCGGCAATCTCGGTCATTCGCTGGCTGAGGGTCTTATAAAGTCCGGCACCGCTTCGGGCCGGGACATCTGCGTCTGCGACGCGTCGGATGAGGTGCGCGCGCGGGCGTCCGGGCAATATGGCCTTGCAGTGACGGCGGACGTTAACGACGCCATCGGGTGCTCGGATGTTATTTTCCTCGTTGTGAAAAGCTATGTTTTTGAGAAGCTTGCCCCGACAATTGACCGGACTTTGCTCGCGGGCAAAACGGTCGTCAGCTTTATGGCGGGCGTGCAGTTTGAGACAATTTTCGGGCTCATCGGGCCTGTCGACCTCGTGCGCGGGATGCCCTCCCTTGCGATTGCCGCGTGCGACGGCGTCGTTGCGTACACGAAGGCACCCGACCACGTTGCCGCCATTTTTCACAAGCTCGGCTACGCCTTTGAGGCAGCACCGGAGGACATCGAAAAGGTGATGGCCTTTTCCTCCTGCGGGCTGGGCTTTGCGGCTTATCTGATAGACGCGTTTGCCGCCGCCGGAGAAACGATGGGGTTTTTACCGGAGACGTGTGAAAAAATCGCCGCGCAGACGTTTAAAAACGCCATCGACCGCGGGGACTATAAGGGAACGGTTAAGGCCGTTGCCACAAAGGGCGGCGCAACGGAGCAGGGCGTTTTACATATGGACGCCTGCGGCGTATACACCATCGTCGCCGACGCCGTTAAAAAAGCTTACGACCGGATGAAATGAATATACTGCATTGATGCGACGCAGCGCGGACAGTTGTCCGCGCTGTTTTTGTTTGGGGGCAGGTTTTTTTGGGCAGACACAATGTCTGCCTCTACGGAAAACGGTGGGGACGCCAGAGGACGAAGGCTAACGGGGCGATGTGGGCATCGCCCCCTACGGCGGAGGCGGACGGCCAATGGCCGTCCCTACGGGATGCGGTATTGCCGTGCCCTACGGGCGGGCGGATATGGAATCCGCCCCTACGGGGACGCGAGATGGTGAAGGCCAACGGGGCGATGTGGGCATCGCCCCCTACGGCGGAGGCGGACGGCCATTGGCCGTCCCTACGGGATGCGGTTATTGCCGTGCCCTACGGTCGGGCGTATATGGAATCCGCCCCTACGGTGCCTTACAGAGGTCTAAAATTGCCTGCGTGAACATTTTGGCGCTCTGAATTAAATCGACGATGTCGATGAATTCGTCGTGGGCGTGGAGACGGTTGTCAACGCCGGGAAACGCGCATCCGAAGGCGACGCCGCCGTCAACGTCATGGACATATGTGCTGCCGCCAAAAGCAAGGCACGCGCCCTTATTCCCCGTGTAATCCTCATAAATCCTCAAAAGCGTTTTGACAAACGCGCCGTCTGACGGGGTGTGGTGATACGCCGTCCGAACCGCGTCTGTCACCGCAAAACCGGCTTTTTCGAGCGCGCGGCGTGCGCCGTTTTCTGCCGCGCCACCGGACGCTTCTTCCGGCATGCGGCAATCAAAATTGGCGCAAAAGCCGGTTTCATCGAGCGCGAGGCAGCCGAAATTGAGCGTTAAGGGGCCGGACAGCGCATCTGACGCAGCGATACCAAGGGACACTCCGCGCGTATCGCCGTGCGGAAACAGGCGGTTTAAAGCCTTGATAGAAGTGAAGCTCAGGCTGTCCGGCAGCGGTAGCGCCGAGAGTAGCCATACAAGCGCCGTCTGGGCATTTGTGCCTTCTTCAGGGGCCATGGCGTGAGCGGCTTTGCCGTGTACTGTGATGCAGACGCCGTCAGGTAGTTCTTCGGCGGTTATTGGCGCGCCTGTCCGGATTGATATGTCGGCGCAAAGCGCCGTGACGGTTTCAAGCGGCAGGCCAAAGACGACGGCCTCAGCCTTATGCGGGACGATGTTCGGCGTTGTGCCGCCGGTGAGGGAAACGACGCGCGGAAGGTTTTCGTCCCGATCCCATGAGTCCGAAAACGATAGAATGAGGCGGCCTTTTTCCGTGTTGACAATGGGATACGAAGCATCCGGCGTGAAGACATTCGGCGGCAGTTTGTACTGCCGCCTGTAATGGGCGAGATCGTCATGGCCCGTCTCCTCGGCCGAACCGAGTATAAGGCGGCAGCCTTTTGCGAGCGGAGGGGCTAAATCGCGCGCGGCGCGCAGGGCGAACAGGGCGGCGACGGCAGGGCCTTTGTCGTCGGCGGCGCCGCGACCGAAAATCTTGCCGTCCTGCACCGACGGTGTGAAAGGGTCCGTCGTCCAGCCTTCCCCGGCCGCGACGACATCGAGATGCGCCAGAATCCCAAGGGCAGGCTCACGGTCGTTTAAATCCGCCGTGATGACGCGGTTTTCAAAGTTATGTACTGTGAAGCCATACGACGACAAGAGGGCCGCCGCCGCGTTTAAGGCGGCGGCGGGACCTTCCCCGTAGGGCATACCGGGCACCGGCTCCCCACGGACACTTTTGATGGCAATGAGCTTTTTAACGTCTTCTACAAGGCGCGGGGCTTCTTTTTCAAACCACGCGTCAATTTCCTGTCGCTGTGTGTTATTTTTCATGATAGAGCGTTTTGATCCCCTTATACGACATATAACAATCAAGCTTCGACGTGATTTCATACGGAGAATGCATGGAGAGAACTGGCACGCCCGCATCAATCGTGTCAATATTGCGGTTAGCCATGTATTTCGCGATCGTACCGCCGCCGCCCTGATCGACCTTGCCAAGCTCGCCCATCTGCCACAAAACGCCGTTATCGGCAAAGAGGCGACGCAGCCTTGCGACGACCTCTGCCGACGCGTCCGACGAGCCGGATTTGCCGCGCGCGCCGGTAAATTTCAAAATCCCCAGGCCGTAATTAACTTTCGCCGCGTTGCGCTTTTCCGACACGTCGGCAAAGTTCGGGTCAAAGGCGTTGCAGACGTCTGCCGACAGGCAGAAGGACTTTTCAAAGCAATGGCGGAGCTTGACATTTTGGCTGTCGCACAAATCCGCCATGAAGTTTTCAAAGACGGCCGACTGCATGCCGGAGACGCCCTCGGAACCGATTTCTTCTTTGTCCGCGAGGATGCAGACGGCAGTTTTCACAGGCGTTTCGATATCGAGGATCGCCCGAAGTGCGGCATAGGCGCAGGAGCGGTCGTCCTGCCCGTAGGCGCCGATCATCGAGCGGTCAAAGCCGACGTCACGCGCGCGGGCTGCCGGGACGGCCTCAAACTCAGCCGAGAGAAAATCCTCCTCGACGAGGCCGTACTGTGTGTTAAGCAGTTGCAAAACGGCAAGCTTAAAGCGGTCTGTATCCTTCTCCCCGCCCGTCGGGCGGCTCCCGATTAATATATTGAGGTTCTCGCCGGTAAATGCCTCGGCCAGTGTTTTCTTCGCTTGATCCTTGTCGAGATGCGGCAGAAGGTCTGTGATGGTGAAGATGGGATCGTCGTCCTTCTCGCCGATTATCACCTCGACAGTTGTGCCGTCTTTGCAAACGGCTACGCCGTGCAGAGCAAGCGGCAGCGTGACCCACTGATATTTTTTGATGCCACCGTAGTAGTGTG belongs to Oscillospiraceae bacterium CM and includes:
- the rapZ gene encoding RNase adapter RapZ; this encodes MEILIISGLSGGGKSRVAAVLEDMDFYCVDNMPVALMPKFAELCLATRGRYERVALVTDVRAIENLNELFVALEEMGQMGCGHRILFVEASLYTIVKRYKETRRRHPLDPDGCDLEKAVRREIEIMTPVRNEADIIIDTTDLTLGRLQRRLFSIFNKNSADKPLNVSLVSFGYKYGIPIESDLVFDVRFLPNPFYIEALRSLTGLDTPVRDYIFDFEQTQIFFDKLTDLLEFLLPAYIDEGRRNLVVCIGCTGGRHRSVALTQALCARLGEKGYPVDATHRDMDRS
- the murB gene encoding UDP-N-acetylmuramate dehydrogenase, with product MNLTSDAVALALKRLPGLACRRLEPMKNHTSFKIGGRVAAMFFPKTTAELTALVTLLKDCGAETLVIGNGTNLLVDDGDMDLVVIKTTGLAAIEQMGETVITAACGVLLSSLAVFAEARGLSGLEFAHGIPGTLGGAVSMNAGAYGGEMKDVVTETTALSPDGAVITVSGSAQDFSYRRSRFSDTGDVILSSTLALQRGDAGEIRVCMEELARKRRQSQPLTSPSAGSTFKRPQTGYAAALIDEAGLKGYAVGGAMVSEKHAGFVVNRGGATFEDVLAVMSHVQETVQKRFGIALEPEVKIIRRPGR
- the hprK gene encoding HPr(Ser) kinase/phosphatase, with the translated sequence MEREYSINLKTLADELKLTVVSPSSDYDQVKVTTGDVHRPGLQLAGFYDYFDPTRIQLVGRMETAFLTKFPDDERRDKVDFFLSKKMPALIICHDAEILPEFIEAAAKYDVTLLSTSLNTSGVLSELIWLIKKALAPRVTRHGVLVEVYGLGILLMGESGVGKSEAAIELLKRGHRLIADNAVEIKAVDHNQLQGTAPELIRHYVELRGIGVIDVRQIFGVGAVKERQNIHLVVNLEPWREGMLYDRLGISEQTMSILGVDVPSVTIPVKPGRNLAIILEVAAMNQRQKFMGYNAAQEFTRQINKHFDEKLS
- a CDS encoding 50S ribosomal protein L28; the protein is MAKCEFCDKGVSFGIRVSHSHRRSNRTWKPNVKRVSAVVNGTPRHVYVCTRCLRSGKVTRAV
- a CDS encoding NAD(P)-binding domain-containing protein, which gives rise to MKIAIIGFGNLGHSLAEGLIKSGTASGRDICVCDASDEVRARASGQYGLAVTADVNDAIGCSDVIFLVVKSYVFEKLAPTIDRTLLAGKTVVSFMAGVQFETIFGLIGPVDLVRGMPSLAIAACDGVVAYTKAPDHVAAIFHKLGYAFEAAPEDIEKVMAFSSCGLGFAAYLIDAFAAAGETMGFLPETCEKIAAQTFKNAIDRGDYKGTVKAVATKGGATEQGVLHMDACGVYTIVADAVKKAYDRMK
- a CDS encoding Sapep family Mn(2+)-dependent dipeptidase, whose protein sequence is MKNNTQRQEIDAWFEKEAPRLVEDVKKLIAIKSVRGEPVPGMPYGEGPAAALNAAAALLSSYGFTVHNFENRVITADLNDREPALGILAHLDVVAAGEGWTTDPFTPSVQDGKIFGRGAADDKGPAVAALFALRAARDLAPPLAKGCRLILGSAEETGHDDLAHYRRQYKLPPNVFTPDASYPIVNTEKGRLILSFSDSWDRDENLPRVVSLTGGTTPNIVPHKAEAVVFGLPLETVTALCADISIRTGAPITAEELPDGVCITVHGKAAHAMAPEEGTNAQTALVWLLSALPLPDSLSFTSIKALNRLFPHGDTRGVSLGIAASDALSGPLTLNFGCLALDETGFCANFDCRMPEEASGGAAENGARRALEKAGFAVTDAVRTAYHHTPSDGAFVKTLLRIYEDYTGNKGACLAFGGSTYVHDVDGGVAFGCAFPGVDNRLHAHDEFIDIVDLIQSAKMFTQAILDLCKAP
- a CDS encoding aminopeptidase; this translates as MPDKDDLLMTKKNSFDVLDDAEKARAEAYCAGYKAFLDTAKTEREAVNTAITLAQEHGFVPYTRAMALTPGLKIYHNVRGKALLLAVIGTEPLDNGVMIAGAHVDAPRLDLKQIPLYEDGELAYFKTHYYGGIKKYQWVTLPLALHGVAVCKDGTTVEVIIGEKDDDPIFTITDLLPHLDKDQAKKTLAEAFTGENLNILIGSRPTGGEKDTDRFKLAVLQLLNTQYGLVEEDFLSAEFEAVPAARARDVGFDRSMIGAYGQDDRSCAYAALRAILDIETPVKTAVCILADKEEIGSEGVSGMQSAVFENFMADLCDSQNVKLRHCFEKSFCLSADVCNAFDPNFADVSEKRNAAKVNYGLGILKFTGARGKSGSSDASAEVVARLRRLFADNGVLWQMGELGKVDQGGGGTIAKYMANRNIDTIDAGVPVLSMHSPYEITSKLDCYMSYKGIKTLYHEK